The genomic DNA GGCGTTTTGAACCATCGCGGTTGGATGCTGTTGCTACCCTTTATCGAACTGCAAAACCTGCAGGATCAAATCGACATGAACCTCCCCACCGGCGGCTACGATCGTGGTGGCGTTGGATTCGCCGGCCCTAAACCAGGTGAAGCGGGCAACGCCAACGATGTCGTCGTCAGCACATCGGTCGAAGCCTTCTTGTGCCCATCGGATCCCAACCCAACCCACTACCCCTCCGACTCGTCGGCCTATTCGATTTCGGCCGGTACGACCAGCTTGTTGGGTGCCTACACGAACTACGACTTCAGCATGCGTCGGTTGTCCAGCACCGCCGAGAAGTGGAGCCGTGACACCGGGTTCACCAGCAAACGTCTGTTTGGACAAGATGAATCGTCGCGGTTTCGCGATATCACCGATGGAACCAGCAACACCGTTGCGGTAGCCGAAACGCTGCGTGCGGTCGTCGATGGATCGGTCCCAACTTGGGGCTATGCCAAATGGGCCGGCCAGGGAGCTGACCTGGGATGGTCCCGCGGTATCAACGACAACGAGTGCTGCAACTGGGATTCGCCTCCCAATTCGCGAACCCCTCGCTCTAGCCAATTGGGCGAATGGGGAACCGTTGGCAGCACGCATCCCGGTGGAGCCCAAGCGGTATTCGCCGATGGATCGGTCCATTTCTTGACCGAAACCACCGACCAAGTGATCCTAAACAACATCGCCGCTATCTCCGACGGAAACGTCGTGGGCGAATTTTAATCGCTTGCGATGCCCAATGACCTCGTCGAATTCCGCACCGGACTCGGCTTCTATTGTCATGAGCATATTTTTAACGTGCGTCGCCCCCAGTGATGCACTGGCATTGAGGATCGGCGGGAGCGCCGATCCTCACAGCACTTGGACCGCTAGACACACCTGCAACTAGCGGCCAAACCAATCCACTACATTTCTTCTTTGAACTTTGCCTTTAGGAGTCCCTATTCGATGGGCCTTGGTTGTAAAAATCGCTTCATGCGTGTCGCTTCTTTGTTTGTTATTGCTCTAGCAGTTGGATGTGGCGGCGAACCGCCGTTGCCTGACGCCTATCCCGCATCGGGCCGCGTTTTGCTTGATGGCAAGCCGATCGAAGGTGTCTCGGTCACACTGTTGCCTCAGGCAGGCGTCCCCGGACGCGGTGGTTATGGCGTTACCGATGCAAATGGCGCGTTCAGCATCACGTCGGTCGAAGGCCAAGACGGCGTCCAGCCTGGCAAATACAAAGTCGTCTTTCAAAAGCTGGCTCAACCCGATGGATCGCCGATTCCTCCGGGAGCTACCGCCGCCGATGTAGGCGCCGAAAACATCTTGCCCCCCGCTTACAACAGCCCGGAAATGTGCACGATGTTTGCCGACATCCAAGCCGGCACCAATCCCGAAATGGAATTTGATCTCGATTCCAAACGGAAGCGATAAGCCAACGCGATAGCGTTAAGCAAGCGGTCCCACGCCACGCGAATAGTCTGTCATCAGCCGGACTATCGACGTGGCTTTGGGGACCAGCGACGCGGTGTCGACCCATTCTTCGGGGTTGTGCAAATTGCCGCCGCGAGGGCCCAAAGTGTCCACGTTGGGCAGCCCATAAAAAGCGAGCTTGCTGCCGTCGCAAGCTCCGCCGGTCGACTGCCAACGGATCGCCGCTGCGGCAGGGTCCAACGAAGCCTCGACAGCGAGTTGAATCTTCCGCGTGCGATCGTCGACACTCTTTGGCGGCGCGTGAAAACCGCCGTGCAAGCGGACCTCAAATCCTTCGCGCTCATTGGCTTGGTCGACGATCTGCCCCAGCCGATTCTCAAAGTCCGCTAGGGCCGACGCATCCGAAACACGGACGTTCAAGCGACCGATCGCCAGGTCGGGAACACGGTTCAGCGGACCACCTCCTTCGATGCGGCCAACGTTGACCGTCGTGCCAGCTTGGGGATCGTTCAACCGATCGACCTCACCGATCACCTGCGACAACAACACGATCGCGTTGCGACCGTTTTCAGGATCGCGTCCGGAGTGTGCCGAGCGGCCGCGCACGACGATCGTAAAGTTGCCCGAGCCCTTTCGCTGTGAGACCATCGCGCCATCGGGCAGACAGGGTTCGAACAGCAGGCCAAAATCGTGCTGCCCCGCCTGTTGTTGGAACAGCGCCGCGCTGGCCGGAGAACCGATCTCTTCATCGGGATTCAGGATCGCAGTCCAACCGATCTCTGCCGCGAGATCAAACTTCTCGATCGCAGCCAAGGCCCACATCATCACCAACAGGCCTCCCTTGGCATCGACGACGCCCGGGCCGCGCAAGCGATCGGCATCGAGCCACTGGCACTTCCGGAAAGAGCTCTCCCGTTCATAGACGGTGTCGAAGTGGATCGCCAACAACACCCGACGGGCGGCTTCGGGACGCTGGCGAGCGACCAGCGCGTCGACTGTCTTCCAGCAGAGAATGTCGCCATGGGAATCGATCTCTTCGATCGACGGCAGCGAGGTCGGCTGCAAGATCAGCCCATGCTGTTGCCAATCGGATCGCAACCGATCGGCCATCTGCTGCAAGCCCTCGGTATCGTGCGACCCCGAAGCGATCTCGGCCCACTCGACCAATTGCTGCGTTATCACCGACTTCTGAGATTCCAACCAGCGACAGGCGTCGTTCAATCGATCGGCAGAACTGTTCACTGGCATGCCTCCGAACCGCTTGCCTTATCCGGCCGAGAAACTCCGCCGGTTGCAATTATCAAAAGAGGATCCGCGAGTCGCGGCCTGGGATCAACCGCTGTTGGATCCGCCTTGCGTACCGCTCTCACCGCCGGAACCAGTGTTGGCTGGCCGATCGCGACGGTTGCTGACCGTCCCGGGGACGACGCGTGGACCGGGCGAATGGGTTTCGATGATCTTCAGCAACTCGTCTCCATCCATCGACTCGATCTCCAGCAAACGCTGGGTGATCGCTTCGAGCGCGTCGCGGCGAATCGCCAAGATCTCGTTGGTCGCTCGCAACGCTTCGTTGATGATCCGCTTCACCTCTTCATCGATTTCCCGAGCCGTCTGCTCGCTGTGCATCCGGGCGTAGCTGCCTTCGCCGCCAGTCGCCAGAAACGCCGACTGATTGCTCTGCCGGAAATTGATCCGCCCCAACCGACTCATGCCATAATCCATGACCATCGATCGGGCGGTCTGGGTGGCGCGTTCGAGGTCGTTCTGAGCGCCGGTACTGATGTCCGAGAAGACCATCTCTTCGGTCAGCGTGCCTCCCAACAAGACCTTGATCTGACTCTCCAGTTCACCCTGCGTCATCAGATAGCGATCCCCTTCGGGCCGCTGCATCGTGTAGCCCAACGCAGCCAGACCGCGCGGGATGATCGAGACCTTATGCACGCGATGCGTGTTGGGCAGACTGCACGCGACCAACGCATGGCCGGCTTCGTGATAGGCGACGCGGACCTTTTCGTCCTGATCCATCACGCGGTTCTTCTTTTCCAAACCGGCGGTGACTCGTTCAACCCCTTCGTTGAATTCGAACATCCCGACCGATTTCTTCCCTGCTCGAGCGGCCAACAAGGCGGCTTCATTCACAAGGTTGGCGAGGTCCGCACCAACAAAACCGCTGGTGATCGAAGCGACGCCCTTCAGGTCGACGTCTTCGTCCAGCTTGACGTTTTTGACGTGAACCTTAAGGATCTCTTCGCGGCCACCGATGTCGGGACGGTCGACCAGCACGTGGCGATCGAATCGGCCCGGTCGCAACAACGCGGGGTCGAGCGTTTCGGGACGGTTGGTCGCTGCGATCACGATCACGCTGGTGTTGCTGTCGAAACCATCCATCTCGACCAGCAGAGCGTTCAGCGTTTGCTCACGCTCATCGTGTCCACCCATCATGTTGTTGCCGCGGCTTTTGCCTAACGCATCCATCTCATCGATAAAGATGATGCATGGAGCGCGACTGGCCGCTTGCTGGAACATATCGCGAACACGAGCCGCTCCGACACCGACAAACATCTCGACGAAATCGCTTCCCGAAAGCCCAAAAAACGGGACTCCCGCTTCGCCGGCGATCGCTTTGGCCAGCATCGTCTTGCCGGTACCCGGAGGCCCGACCAACAAAACTCCCTTGGGAATCCGGCCGCCCAATTTCTGATACTTGTCGCTGTGCTTTAAGAAGTCGACAACTTCGCTCACCTCTTCGACAGCTTCCTCGATCCCAGCGACGTCTTTAAACGTGATCGCGAGATCCTCTTGAGCGTACAACTTGCCTTTGCTGCGGCCGAACGACATCGGCGAACCGACGCCGCCGATCTTGCGGAACATAAAGACAGTCAAGGCGATGATCACGGCGATCATCAACAGCGGCGGGCCCCAATCGGAAACCAAGTCGGACCGCTCGCTGTGCCCCCAGGAGATGTTGGCATCGTTGAACATCGCCGTCAGCCGCTGTTCTTCGTCGGAATTCAGAGCCGATCGAATCGTCTTGAAGCTGACTTCTTTGGGTTCGCCAACCGGTTTGCCATCTTTCATCGGGCGATAGAAGACTTCGCCGGTGATCACGTTTTGGGCGAGACTGATATTGTGCGGTTTGCTGTATTCGCCACGCTCCTTCGGATCGCGGACCAACGCGACGACCAACCGACTCTGTTTGTCGGGGGCGTCGACGAGCGCCAACGAGTTCTTTTCGACGTATTGCGTCGATTGAACCAATTCGACGAAGTCGGAATAGCGGATCGCGTATTGGGTGCTGTTGACCAGATAGGCGCACGCGACGACCGTTGCCGTCACGGCAAGCAGCAACCACAGGACCGCTCCGCCACCGCGGTTTTCTTCGTCTTTGTTCTCTTTACGATTGTCGCTCATCGAATTTCTGATGCACCTTTGCGTGTGGTGGACGTATCTCGTTTCAAGGGTTTGGGTTGCGGCGGAACCGCTGCAATCCTAGAATCCCTTCGAAGCGGGCGTGTCTTCAATCAACGATTGATTGTTTGGCCCCAAGTGGCAATCGGCAACCCCTGTATCGTTCATACTACATAGGTAGGGAAGTTTCCTACCTCTCAGCGACATTTCTTTTCCCTATTGAACGCATTGATGGCCGTATCAACTCGGAATGTCGCTATCCTTGGCGCAACCGGCAGCATCGGGAGAGCGACCCTCGACGTGGTCGCTTCGCTTGGAGACTCTTGGAACGTCTGGGGCGTATCGGGACATTCGCGTTCCGAAGAGCTCAGCCAGATCGCGCGGCAGACGACTCCCGAGATGGCTGTCCTCACCGGCGATGCCGATCCCAAATCGCTCGACCTGCCTGGCAAAACTCGTTTATTGACCGGCGCCGATGCCTTGGTCGAACTGGCCACAGCCCCCGAAGTCGATGTCGTGATGGCGGCGATCGTCGGTCGCGCCGGGTTGGAAAGCACTCTGGCGGCGCTGCAAGCTGGCAAACGCGTGGCGCTAGCAAATAAAGAAGCTCTCGTCGTCGGCGGCCCTTTGGTTCACGCGATGCGGCAAAACGGCGGCGAACTGCTGCCTGTCGACAGCGAACATTCCGCGATCTTCCAATGCTTGACCAGCGGTGGCGGTTCACTCGCCGAAGGGAAGAAGAGCGTCCGCAAGTTAATTCTGACCAGCAGTGGCGGGCCGTTTCGAACCTGGACAACCGCTCAGATGCGCGACGCATCGATCGAGGATGCGCTGAAGCACCCGACTTGGAACATGGGGCGTAAAATCTCCATCGATTCGGCTACGATGATGAATAAGGGGCTGGAAGTCATCGAAGCCCGCTGGCTCTTCGACATCCCAGCCGATCGGATCGAGGTGGTTGTGCATCCGCAATCGATCATCCACTCGATGGTCGAATTCGAAGACGGATCGATCCTGGCTCAATTGAGTCCCCCCGATATGCGTTTGCCAATCCAATACGCGTTGACGTATCCTGAACGCTTGCCCTGCATCGCCCCGCCGTTGGATCGGTCGCGGGCTTGGGATCTCTCGCTGGAACCTGTCGATCACGACCGCTTCCCAGCACTAAATCTTGCGTTTGAGGTCGCCCGCGTCGGGGGAACCGCCGGAGCGGTCGTTAACGCAGCAAATGAACAAGCCGTTGCCCTGTTTCTCGACGGGCAGATCCGGTTTACTGATATTGTGCCAGCATGTCGTATGGCACTCGAAAATCATCAACATGAAAGTGAGCCTTCGCTACAGCGGCTGTTGCAGCTGGATCGATGGGCTCGCGCGGAGGTGCAGCGGTGGAGCTGTGGAATGCAGGCATAATCGAACTTCTGGCGGATACCGACCCGTCTTTGCTTATGGCCATCCTGACAAAGGTTGGTCTGTGGGCAAAGGTCGCCATCGGCATCGGCTTAGTCATTTTCGTCCACGAACTGGGGCACTTCGTTGCCGCCAAAAGTTGTGGCGTGAAGTGCGAGAAGTTCTACGTCGGATTTGACGTGCCTATCAACATTGGCCCGATCAAGCTGCCCCGGACGCTGGGGAAGTTCACCTGGGGGGAGACCGAATACGGACTCGGCATCATCCCGCTGGGGGGCTACGTCAAAATGCTCGGCCAGGACGACGATCCGCGCAAAGCGGCCGAGGAGAACGAGCGGATCAAGCTCGCCAATAAAGATGCGACTCCCGGCGACGAGACCGCCCCAACCTACACGTTGGATCCTCGCAGCTTCCAAGCCAAAAGCGTTTTGCAGCGGATGTTCATCATCAGCGCCGGTGTGATCGTCAACGTGATCACCGCAGTGATGTTCGCCGCGGCGGCATTCTGGTACGGCGTGCCGTATACGCCCGCGATCGTCGGATCGACTCAGCCAGGCGATCCCGCTTGGTTGGCTGGCATTCAGCCCGGTTCGCAAGTCGTTTCGGTAGGATCGATCGAAAATAACGATCAACTGCAGTTCCGCGACATGCGGTCGGAGATCCTCGAACACGGGCTCGACGACAAGACCAAACCGGTTTCCTTCACAGTCCGCAAGAACGGCGAAGACACCGCATACCAATTGATCCCCACGCTCCGTTACGACCCTAAAAAGGTAGCCGTTGCGATCGGCGTCGTTCCACAGCTCTCGACCACGCTCGATTCCGAAATTGCGGTTTATCCGAACAGCGCCGCCGCCGAAGTTGTCGACAGCAGCTTTCGCGGTGCTACAGCGATCGCGATGGACGGAACCGAGCTGCCCAAAAACGGCGACGAGATCTATCTGACTCCGATCACCCAACAGATGCGTCTGAAGGCTTCCGAGCCGATCGAGCTGACGTTTCTGCTGACCGATAAGTCGGAGAAGACGGTGAGCCTGCCGCCGCAGCAACTGAAATCGCTCGGAGGCACCTTTGCCGTCGGTCCGATCACCGGCTTGGTTCAGGGTGGCAACGCGGAAAAGGCGGGGCTGAAACCGGGCGACCAGATCATCCGCTTTGACGGCCAGGACCAACTGTCCGCCTTCGCGCTTCGCGACCTCGCGTATGAACGCGACAGCGAAGTCAAGATCGTCGTCCAGCGAGCCAAAGAGGATGGCGAATCGGAAGAACTCACCTTTACCGTCGCTCCCGACGCCGTCAGTTCGACGCCCGAAGCCAGCGGCATCGACCTAGCGCTTGATCGCTACGGGATCGCCTACACCGCTTCGAATCGCTTAGCCAGCGTTGACGAAGGGGGCCAGTTGGCCGCGGCGTTTGAACCGGGAGATCTGATCACCCGCGTGACAGTTTCCTGGGCCGACGACGCCCAAAAGAAGGAACTCAGCGGGTTCATTCCTCCCAAAATGCTGAACGATTCCTGGGACATCGACGACTTTTACACCGTCCCAATGTTGGTCGCGAACCTGCAGATGCTGCCGACTGGAACCGAGATCCGCGTGCTGGGCGCTAAAGGAGCCGCCGCCGATGGCAAAGTCATCGACACCGTAGTCAAACTGAAGGCCGAATCGGACCAGTACTGGCCCGAACGAGGGCTGCGGTTTGAAACGGTTAAGCGGATCCATCGCGCCGAATCGCTGGCCGCCGCCTTCAGCCTGGGCTACAACGAAGCGGTCCATCGCGGCAAAGGCGTGCTCCGGTTCTTGAAGATGTTAGTCACCGGACGACTGAAAGCCGATCTGCTGGGCGGCCCGGTAGCGATCTTCACCATCGCCGGCTCGCACGCCGCCGAAGGAATTCCTCGCCTGCTGATGTTCCTGACCTTCTTGAGCATCAACCTGGCGATCCTCAACTTCCTGCCGATTCCAGCTTTGGACGGTGGACACATGGTCTTTTTGATCGCTGAAGCTGTCCTCGGCCGCCCGGTCGACGAGGAATGGCAAGCCCGCCTGACAATGGTTGGCGTGCTGATGCTGCTGGGACTGATGGCGTTTGCGTTCTACAACGACATCGCCCGCCTGGTCGGCTGATCCCTCAGGCTTTTCTATCGATGTTCACGCGGCAACAGCCCCCACAGAGCGGCTGTTGCCACGGCGTAGGGCTCCACGAAATGGAGCCCCATCCCGCCGGAGTCCAACGCGACGTCGGCCCTCTCTTCCGCTTCGATCTTCTGCGTCGAAGGGCTCGCTTAGAAACAGCCAAATGCGCTCGGCGATGCGACTTCGCGCGGCGGCGACACCATTATGGGCGAAACCGCTCGCTCAAATCGGCTGGTTTTCTTCAGTCCTCAACTTTTTCGAA from Rosistilla oblonga includes the following:
- the ftsH gene encoding ATP-dependent zinc metalloprotease FtsH → MSDNRKENKDEENRGGGAVLWLLLAVTATVVACAYLVNSTQYAIRYSDFVELVQSTQYVEKNSLALVDAPDKQSRLVVALVRDPKERGEYSKPHNISLAQNVITGEVFYRPMKDGKPVGEPKEVSFKTIRSALNSDEEQRLTAMFNDANISWGHSERSDLVSDWGPPLLMIAVIIALTVFMFRKIGGVGSPMSFGRSKGKLYAQEDLAITFKDVAGIEEAVEEVSEVVDFLKHSDKYQKLGGRIPKGVLLVGPPGTGKTMLAKAIAGEAGVPFFGLSGSDFVEMFVGVGAARVRDMFQQAASRAPCIIFIDEMDALGKSRGNNMMGGHDEREQTLNALLVEMDGFDSNTSVIVIAATNRPETLDPALLRPGRFDRHVLVDRPDIGGREEILKVHVKNVKLDEDVDLKGVASITSGFVGADLANLVNEAALLAARAGKKSVGMFEFNEGVERVTAGLEKKNRVMDQDEKVRVAYHEAGHALVACSLPNTHRVHKVSIIPRGLAALGYTMQRPEGDRYLMTQGELESQIKVLLGGTLTEEMVFSDISTGAQNDLERATQTARSMVMDYGMSRLGRINFRQSNQSAFLATGGEGSYARMHSEQTAREIDEEVKRIINEALRATNEILAIRRDALEAITQRLLEIESMDGDELLKIIETHSPGPRVVPGTVSNRRDRPANTGSGGESGTQGGSNSG
- a CDS encoding hydrolase, whose amino-acid sequence is MNSSADRLNDACRWLESQKSVITQQLVEWAEIASGSHDTEGLQQMADRLRSDWQQHGLILQPTSLPSIEEIDSHGDILCWKTVDALVARQRPEAARRVLLAIHFDTVYERESSFRKCQWLDADRLRGPGVVDAKGGLLVMMWALAAIEKFDLAAEIGWTAILNPDEEIGSPASAALFQQQAGQHDFGLLFEPCLPDGAMVSQRKGSGNFTIVVRGRSAHSGRDPENGRNAIVLLSQVIGEVDRLNDPQAGTTVNVGRIEGGGPLNRVPDLAIGRLNVRVSDASALADFENRLGQIVDQANEREGFEVRLHGGFHAPPKSVDDRTRKIQLAVEASLDPAAAAIRWQSTGGACDGSKLAFYGLPNVDTLGPRGGNLHNPEEWVDTASLVPKATSIVRLMTDYSRGVGPLA
- the dxr gene encoding 1-deoxy-D-xylulose-5-phosphate reductoisomerase, with the translated sequence MAVSTRNVAILGATGSIGRATLDVVASLGDSWNVWGVSGHSRSEELSQIARQTTPEMAVLTGDADPKSLDLPGKTRLLTGADALVELATAPEVDVVMAAIVGRAGLESTLAALQAGKRVALANKEALVVGGPLVHAMRQNGGELLPVDSEHSAIFQCLTSGGGSLAEGKKSVRKLILTSSGGPFRTWTTAQMRDASIEDALKHPTWNMGRKISIDSATMMNKGLEVIEARWLFDIPADRIEVVVHPQSIIHSMVEFEDGSILAQLSPPDMRLPIQYALTYPERLPCIAPPLDRSRAWDLSLEPVDHDRFPALNLAFEVARVGGTAGAVVNAANEQAVALFLDGQIRFTDIVPACRMALENHQHESEPSLQRLLQLDRWARAEVQRWSCGMQA
- a CDS encoding site-2 protease family protein, which produces MAILTKVGLWAKVAIGIGLVIFVHELGHFVAAKSCGVKCEKFYVGFDVPINIGPIKLPRTLGKFTWGETEYGLGIIPLGGYVKMLGQDDDPRKAAEENERIKLANKDATPGDETAPTYTLDPRSFQAKSVLQRMFIISAGVIVNVITAVMFAAAAFWYGVPYTPAIVGSTQPGDPAWLAGIQPGSQVVSVGSIENNDQLQFRDMRSEILEHGLDDKTKPVSFTVRKNGEDTAYQLIPTLRYDPKKVAVAIGVVPQLSTTLDSEIAVYPNSAAAEVVDSSFRGATAIAMDGTELPKNGDEIYLTPITQQMRLKASEPIELTFLLTDKSEKTVSLPPQQLKSLGGTFAVGPITGLVQGGNAEKAGLKPGDQIIRFDGQDQLSAFALRDLAYERDSEVKIVVQRAKEDGESEELTFTVAPDAVSSTPEASGIDLALDRYGIAYTASNRLASVDEGGQLAAAFEPGDLITRVTVSWADDAQKKELSGFIPPKMLNDSWDIDDFYTVPMLVANLQMLPTGTEIRVLGAKGAAADGKVIDTVVKLKAESDQYWPERGLRFETVKRIHRAESLAAAFSLGYNEAVHRGKGVLRFLKMLVTGRLKADLLGGPVAIFTIAGSHAAEGIPRLLMFLTFLSINLAILNFLPIPALDGGHMVFLIAEAVLGRPVDEEWQARLTMVGVLMLLGLMAFAFYNDIARLVG
- a CDS encoding carboxypeptidase-like regulatory domain-containing protein — translated: MRVASLFVIALAVGCGGEPPLPDAYPASGRVLLDGKPIEGVSVTLLPQAGVPGRGGYGVTDANGAFSITSVEGQDGVQPGKYKVVFQKLAQPDGSPIPPGATAADVGAENILPPAYNSPEMCTMFADIQAGTNPEMEFDLDSKRKR
- a CDS encoding DUF1559 domain-containing protein; the encoded protein is MRKLSHSPTTPRLQSPHAPRPTLGFTLVELLVVIAIIGILVGLLLPAVQAAREAARRMSCSNNMKQIGLALHNYHDTHQVFPYSTSGDGSVTAESAAPAANGVLNHRGWMLLLPFIELQNLQDQIDMNLPTGGYDRGGVGFAGPKPGEAGNANDVVVSTSVEAFLCPSDPNPTHYPSDSSAYSISAGTTSLLGAYTNYDFSMRRLSSTAEKWSRDTGFTSKRLFGQDESSRFRDITDGTSNTVAVAETLRAVVDGSVPTWGYAKWAGQGADLGWSRGINDNECCNWDSPPNSRTPRSSQLGEWGTVGSTHPGGAQAVFADGSVHFLTETTDQVILNNIAAISDGNVVGEF